A region of Deltaproteobacteria bacterium DNA encodes the following proteins:
- the lptF gene encoding LPS export ABC transporter permease LptF, translating into MQGPFWVSILVFTMVLILGRIMQLIDMMVNRGVSFVDILTLIGSILPYFLVFILPMATLMAVLMAFLRMSSDNEITAIKNAGVSLYQMLPPVAAISLFSYFCTLFLSLSLLPWGIRSTQETLGKILHANADVVMKEGVFNEVAGKAVIYMRRYAPKEKLMEDVLISDERDPQMRNTIVARQGRLVPNIDGNVISFRLYDGVITRVDPNFESSQIVSFTRYDLNLPIQAYKRFQEENADSMEPMAMNMAQLNNVIRTGKPGSERHQMALMEYHQRFALPVACLVMSLLGVSLGVQFSGTKKALGMVIALAVFFVYFILLSATRSLGEGDNVPVVAGTWMPNVLFGSAGIYMLIQTARERRIEWVNRMLISLSNLGGKARRGWPWFGK; encoded by the coding sequence ATGCAGGGCCCATTCTGGGTGAGCATCCTGGTATTCACCATGGTCCTTATCTTGGGACGGATTATGCAACTCATCGATATGATGGTGAATCGGGGCGTGTCGTTCGTAGACATACTCACATTGATCGGATCCATTCTTCCATATTTTCTGGTCTTTATACTACCCATGGCCACGCTCATGGCCGTCCTTATGGCGTTCCTCCGCATGTCGTCGGACAACGAAATCACGGCCATAAAGAACGCCGGCGTTAGTCTTTACCAGATGCTGCCCCCCGTGGCGGCCATATCGCTGTTCAGCTACTTTTGCACCCTTTTCCTGTCCTTATCCCTGTTACCCTGGGGAATTCGGTCGACACAGGAAACGCTCGGGAAAATCCTCCACGCAAATGCCGATGTCGTGATGAAGGAAGGTGTTTTTAACGAAGTCGCGGGCAAGGCCGTCATTTATATGAGACGTTACGCGCCAAAAGAAAAGCTCATGGAGGACGTGCTGATTTCCGACGAGAGGGACCCCCAAATGCGGAACACCATTGTGGCCAGGCAAGGCAGACTGGTCCCGAACATCGATGGTAATGTGATCTCCTTTCGTTTGTATGATGGCGTAATTACTCGCGTGGACCCCAACTTCGAGTCCAGCCAGATCGTGTCTTTCACTCGCTACGACCTCAATCTCCCCATCCAGGCTTACAAAAGATTCCAGGAGGAAAATGCGGATTCCATGGAGCCCATGGCCATGAACATGGCGCAGCTGAATAACGTGATCCGGACGGGCAAGCCGGGATCCGAGCGTCACCAGATGGCTCTGATGGAGTATCACCAGCGATTTGCATTGCCCGTGGCCTGCCTGGTCATGTCCCTGCTGGGTGTCAGCCTGGGCGTCCAGTTTTCCGGTACGAAGAAGGCCCTCGGCATGGTCATCGCCTTGGCTGTGTTCTTTGTGTACTTTATTCTACTGAGCGCCACAAGAAGCTTGGGAGAAGGTGACAACGTACCTGTTGTGGCGGGCACGTGGATGCCTAATGTGCTTTTCGGCTCCGCGGGAATCTACATGCTGATCCAGACGGCGCGTGAACGACGCATCGAGTGGGTGAACAGGATGTTGATCTCGCTGTCCAACCTGGGCGGCAAAGCTCGCCGGGGATGGCCTTGGTTTGGGAAATAG
- a CDS encoding response regulator: protein MTDTRVLIIDDEKENVRYLTTVLEENGFKDIHAAFDGVEGVEKIWKLDPGLILLDLRMPRKGGIYVFNEVKKSEKHRNIPIVILTGEGGFLRHLAEMRDFHEDHDTIGDVSTEEVLNRFIDTRPDAFLEKPVEPDQLMSVIRNVLITLDGIKEKRCREINALLNRKTEGGVSFKGDLFDSDQRTRVFLTGLALTLTSGRSAGADKVVIRSSDAGNVALETDAFLAFYRGMINWLHDNLKASWRHTDAVNALTRIGDVEEYNIYEGWPDNRL, encoded by the coding sequence ATGACCGACACCAGAGTATTAATCATCGATGACGAGAAAGAGAACGTACGTTACCTGACAACAGTCCTCGAAGAAAACGGATTCAAAGACATTCATGCGGCGTTTGACGGAGTAGAGGGAGTCGAAAAAATATGGAAATTGGATCCCGGGCTCATTCTCCTGGATCTCAGAATGCCTAGAAAGGGAGGCATCTACGTATTCAATGAAGTAAAGAAGAGCGAGAAGCACAGGAATATCCCCATCGTCATATTGACCGGCGAGGGGGGATTCCTTCGACACTTGGCCGAAATGCGCGATTTTCACGAAGATCATGACACCATAGGAGACGTGTCCACGGAAGAGGTCTTGAATCGATTCATAGATACCCGGCCGGATGCGTTCCTGGAGAAGCCTGTTGAACCCGACCAGCTTATGAGTGTGATCAGAAATGTGTTGATCACCTTGGACGGGATCAAAGAAAAACGATGCAGGGAAATCAATGCACTTCTCAACCGAAAGACGGAAGGCGGCGTGTCTTTCAAAGGAGATCTGTTCGACAGCGACCAACGAACTCGGGTCTTCCTGACCGGCTTGGCTTTGACGCTCACCTCGGGCCGTTCCGCCGGTGCGGACAAGGTGGTAATACGTTCTTCGGATGCCGGCAATGTGGCGCTGGAGACGGATGCGTTTCTCGCTTTTTATCGCGGAATGATTAATTGGCTGCACGACAACCTCAAGGCCTCGTGGCGGCACACGGACGCCGTGAACGCCCTGACCCGCATCGGGGATGTAGAGGAATACAATATTTACGAAGGTTGGCCGGATAACAGGCTGTAG
- a CDS encoding PAS domain-containing protein yields MDTRDGASDNLVTTPKPESIAIRRGTQARVPSKAAIIGGGKACDDLLTFLADGRLARLGMEILGVADPDTNAPGIRRARAMEIFTTQDFSQLFTLPGLNLIIELTGSTKVREQVIQSRPLHVSCIDHRGARLLWDLIQIETEKQILQREAEETIRRERDWFQKLIDSLPDSILILNDDRTIKGVNKTFLAERGLPEDYVIGRRCYEVTHGRSEECRGPGLTCPFDGVMRTKESCSTIHPHVTPEGEYCYHEITCAPILGDSGEIAQVIEGIRNVTRRIMLERELRESERKLRQFLDSTHDIICIKDTRGHYLYINPAGAETMGLSPGEVVGRTDFDLFPPHIAAVMAARDAEVLSQHTTRTFQGRMRTESKVHQFHTVRFPIPGDGGQAEALCVVARDMTDEVALQEEVRKNEEYLENVLNHSSDMIITTNFDGFIVTFNPAAEKLLGYKKEEMLGSHVEGLWKKPEERRELMEEVGRLGAVNNYPAVLIAKDGTEVEISLSLSQLRDRRGRVLGTVGVSKDVTEENRMRRKLLEQERLVAIGETIAGITHCIKNLLNGLKGGVYILNTGLKRDDPALVKEGWKSVQRGIERIGKLSLDMLTYCRDRTPSLTPMDPLVLLRETVEVVSKSAVQEGIDILAAGDEGPPVALDSDSMSRALLNLLSNAVDACRGKSYGENERPLIEARVQRKEGEIAFLVKDNGEGMTEETKFRLFKRFFSTKEAKGTGLGLCVTQKIVDEHGGRIEVESLPGRGSTFMIVLPTDARHEPAGDTSKQ; encoded by the coding sequence ATGGACACTCGAGACGGCGCATCCGACAACCTGGTCACAACGCCCAAGCCTGAATCCATTGCCATCCGTAGAGGGACGCAGGCCCGTGTGCCTTCGAAAGCCGCGATTATTGGGGGAGGAAAAGCCTGCGACGATCTTCTGACCTTCTTGGCGGACGGCCGATTGGCGCGATTGGGAATGGAGATTTTGGGAGTCGCCGATCCGGATACGAACGCCCCCGGTATCAGGCGCGCCCGGGCAATGGAAATATTCACAACCCAAGATTTTTCCCAGTTGTTTACCCTTCCCGGTCTCAACCTCATCATCGAACTCACAGGTTCCACCAAGGTGCGAGAACAAGTGATCCAGAGCAGGCCGCTCCATGTGAGCTGTATCGACCACCGCGGCGCCCGGCTTCTGTGGGACTTGATCCAAATTGAGACCGAAAAGCAAATCTTGCAGAGAGAGGCGGAAGAAACGATACGAAGAGAGCGAGACTGGTTTCAGAAGTTGATCGATTCTCTGCCCGACAGCATCTTGATCCTGAACGACGATCGCACCATCAAGGGCGTTAACAAGACTTTTCTGGCGGAAAGAGGACTTCCCGAGGACTACGTGATTGGCCGCCGTTGCTATGAGGTGACTCACGGGCGATCCGAGGAGTGCCGGGGACCCGGTTTGACGTGTCCCTTCGATGGAGTCATGAGAACGAAAGAAAGTTGCTCGACCATTCATCCCCACGTTACTCCGGAAGGTGAATACTGTTACCACGAGATCACGTGCGCTCCCATACTGGGGGATTCGGGGGAGATCGCGCAGGTGATCGAAGGCATTCGCAACGTGACGAGACGGATCATGCTCGAGCGGGAACTGAGGGAATCCGAACGGAAGCTGCGTCAGTTTCTGGACTCGACGCACGATATCATCTGTATCAAGGATACGCGCGGACACTATCTGTACATCAATCCCGCCGGAGCTGAGACCATGGGATTGTCTCCGGGCGAGGTGGTCGGTCGTACGGATTTCGACCTCTTCCCTCCGCACATCGCCGCTGTCATGGCCGCTCGCGATGCGGAGGTGCTCAGCCAACATACCACGCGCACTTTCCAGGGGCGGATGAGGACGGAGTCCAAAGTGCACCAGTTTCACACCGTGCGCTTTCCCATTCCGGGCGATGGGGGACAGGCCGAAGCGTTATGCGTGGTTGCCAGGGATATGACGGATGAGGTGGCCCTTCAGGAAGAAGTACGAAAAAATGAAGAATACCTCGAGAACGTCCTCAATCACTCTTCCGATATGATTATTACGACCAACTTCGACGGTTTTATCGTGACCTTTAACCCCGCGGCGGAAAAGCTTCTGGGGTACAAGAAGGAGGAAATGCTGGGCTCCCATGTCGAGGGCCTTTGGAAAAAGCCGGAAGAACGTCGAGAACTGATGGAAGAAGTCGGCCGGTTGGGAGCCGTCAACAACTATCCCGCCGTGCTCATCGCCAAAGATGGTACGGAAGTGGAGATCAGCTTGTCCCTTTCTCAATTACGGGATCGCAGGGGACGAGTGCTCGGAACCGTCGGGGTAAGCAAAGACGTCACCGAAGAGAATCGGATGCGTCGTAAACTGCTCGAACAAGAAAGGCTGGTCGCCATCGGCGAGACCATCGCCGGAATCACCCATTGCATCAAGAACCTGCTCAACGGACTGAAAGGAGGAGTGTATATCTTAAATACGGGTCTGAAGAGAGACGATCCGGCTTTGGTGAAAGAAGGCTGGAAGAGTGTGCAAAGAGGGATCGAACGTATTGGCAAGCTCAGCCTAGACATGCTCACCTACTGCCGCGACCGCACACCATCCCTGACTCCGATGGATCCGCTTGTTCTTCTGCGGGAAACCGTCGAAGTGGTATCGAAATCGGCGGTGCAGGAAGGGATCGATATCCTGGCGGCGGGAGATGAGGGGCCTCCTGTCGCTTTAGACTCGGATTCCATGTCCCGTGCGCTCCTGAATCTCCTCTCCAACGCGGTGGACGCATGCCGGGGTAAATCTTACGGAGAGAACGAAAGACCGCTCATAGAGGCTCGAGTTCAGCGGAAAGAAGGAGAAATCGCCTTTCTGGTGAAAGACAATGGGGAAGGAATGACCGAAGAGACAAAATTCAGGCTTTTCAAACGTTTTTTCAGCACAAAGGAAGCGAAAGGAACCGGATTGGGGCTGTGTGTAACTCAAAAGATCGTCGACGAACATGGAGGGAGAATCGAGGTTGAGTCACTGCCGGGACGTGGATCTACTTTCATGATCGTGCTGCCGACGGATGCGCGTCACGAACCGGCGGGAGACACTTCGAAACAGTAG
- the hypA gene encoding hydrogenase maturation nickel metallochaperone HypA, with product MHELSIAQSILDIITEEMRRHHVERIVSVRLKIGEMSAVVPESLTFCWSIVTKDTPAEGSRLDIVSLPIEARCLACDSVFFVQNYVYVCPKCGSGDLAILSGKELQIQDFETPDF from the coding sequence ATGCACGAGCTTTCCATCGCCCAAAGCATTCTGGATATCATAACCGAGGAGATGCGGAGGCATCATGTGGAACGGATCGTCTCCGTTCGTCTGAAGATCGGGGAAATGAGCGCTGTAGTCCCCGAATCCCTGACCTTTTGCTGGAGCATCGTCACCAAAGACACACCGGCGGAGGGGTCACGCCTGGACATCGTCTCCCTTCCCATAGAGGCCAGATGCCTCGCTTGCGACTCCGTCTTTTTCGTTCAGAACTACGTATATGTCTGCCCGAAATGCGGGAGCGGAGATCTGGCCATTCTTTCCGGGAAGGAGTTGCAGATCCAGGATTTCGAGACGCCGGATTTTTGA
- the hypF gene encoding carbamoyltransferase HypF, whose product MLVSGIVQGVGFRPFIYNLARRLNLGGFVINTAGGVEIEVSGTSGDIDEFVSLVKKNPPRLAYITDVRVEELPFASIDGFSIEHSRGGEQRSALVSPDVCVCKDCLSELYDPGDRRFRYPFINCTNCGPRYTIIRDIPYDRPKTTMSEFDMCPQCLEEYTDPEDRRFHAQPDACWSCGPSLSLWDAEGNPIPTGDPIRKAADLLLEGRILAVKGLGGFHLAVDATRNDSVTLLRTRKQRFEKPLAIMVKDVEDARAFAKVDPEEASLLESPQRPIVLLSKKNTRYIAEQVAPLNPNFGVLLPYTPLHYLLLDAVGKPLVMTSGNLSEEPIVSGNEEAFQRLGVFVDAFLMHNRKIHQRCDDSVTRVLGGKPRILRRSRGYVPMPIFLGESTVETLATGGELKNTVCLTKENRAFVSQHIGDMENLETFEFFKATIDHLEGILEISPRILAHDLHPDYMTTVFAKEEEHRFERRIAVQHHHAHIASCMGEHGLQGPVIGLAMDGTGYGEDGTVWGGEVLLSHMDRYERWGHFANQLMPGGEKAIKEPWRMAVSLLYRTFGEGMRSLNLDLWQRIDEGKIDVLVQMMDKGIHTPRTSSCGRLFDAVSSLVGIRDLVTYEGQAAIELEALSDFRESDEYPFDIVRENGTVVLKSESLFGPLVMDVLNGVHRGTIGSRFHHTLISAWAELCNRAREESGVNQVVLSGGVFQNRFLFETAVQRLADWEFEVYVHEKLPTNDACISFGQAVVADAKLRASDKPS is encoded by the coding sequence ATGCTGGTTTCTGGAATCGTGCAAGGAGTCGGATTCCGGCCGTTTATCTACAACCTGGCAAGAAGACTCAACCTGGGCGGCTTTGTGATCAATACGGCCGGCGGCGTCGAGATAGAGGTTTCAGGGACCAGCGGTGACATCGATGAGTTTGTTTCGCTCGTAAAGAAGAACCCTCCCAGACTGGCTTACATTACCGACGTTCGAGTGGAAGAGCTTCCTTTCGCCTCGATTGACGGGTTTTCAATAGAGCACAGCCGTGGCGGCGAGCAGCGTTCAGCCCTTGTATCACCGGACGTCTGCGTGTGTAAGGACTGCCTTTCAGAACTCTACGATCCCGGCGATCGGCGGTTCAGATATCCTTTTATCAATTGCACAAACTGTGGTCCCCGGTACACGATTATCCGCGACATTCCCTACGACCGCCCGAAGACCACCATGTCCGAGTTCGACATGTGTCCGCAGTGTCTGGAAGAATACACGGACCCGGAAGACCGGCGATTCCACGCTCAGCCCGACGCATGCTGGTCCTGCGGACCCTCACTGTCCCTCTGGGATGCGGAAGGCAATCCCATTCCGACAGGGGATCCGATCCGTAAGGCGGCCGACCTCCTGCTCGAAGGTCGCATTCTCGCTGTAAAGGGTTTGGGTGGCTTCCATCTGGCGGTCGACGCCACACGCAACGATTCCGTGACGCTTCTGCGCACCAGGAAGCAACGGTTCGAGAAACCTCTGGCAATTATGGTAAAGGACGTGGAGGACGCTCGGGCGTTTGCCAAGGTGGATCCGGAAGAAGCTTCACTTCTGGAATCCCCTCAGCGTCCAATCGTGCTCTTGTCGAAGAAGAACACTCGATATATAGCGGAGCAGGTGGCTCCATTGAATCCCAACTTCGGCGTCCTGCTCCCATATACTCCGCTGCATTACCTGCTACTGGACGCCGTCGGAAAACCGTTGGTAATGACCAGCGGCAACTTGAGCGAGGAACCCATCGTCTCGGGGAATGAGGAGGCGTTTCAAAGACTCGGCGTGTTTGTGGACGCTTTTTTGATGCACAACCGGAAGATCCATCAGCGATGCGACGACTCGGTTACGCGCGTGCTAGGCGGAAAGCCACGTATCCTTCGACGATCTCGCGGATACGTCCCCATGCCGATCTTCCTGGGAGAGAGCACGGTGGAAACGTTGGCTACGGGGGGCGAGTTGAAAAACACCGTGTGTCTCACAAAAGAGAACCGGGCCTTCGTCAGCCAACACATCGGGGATATGGAGAATCTGGAAACGTTCGAATTCTTCAAAGCCACGATTGACCATCTGGAGGGTATTCTGGAGATCAGTCCCCGTATCCTGGCTCACGATCTGCATCCCGATTACATGACCACCGTCTTCGCTAAAGAAGAGGAACATCGGTTTGAAAGAAGAATCGCCGTGCAACATCATCACGCGCATATTGCGAGCTGCATGGGAGAGCATGGGCTTCAAGGACCTGTGATAGGACTGGCCATGGACGGGACGGGATACGGTGAGGACGGAACCGTCTGGGGAGGGGAGGTCCTGCTGTCCCATATGGACCGCTACGAGCGGTGGGGGCATTTTGCCAATCAACTCATGCCGGGCGGAGAAAAGGCAATTAAAGAACCCTGGCGCATGGCGGTAAGTCTTTTGTACCGTACCTTCGGCGAAGGGATGAGGTCGTTGAATCTGGATTTATGGCAAAGGATCGACGAGGGCAAAATCGATGTTCTTGTTCAAATGATGGACAAGGGAATACATACGCCCCGGACCTCCAGTTGCGGGCGCCTGTTCGACGCGGTCTCTAGTCTTGTCGGAATTCGGGATTTGGTAACGTATGAGGGACAAGCAGCGATCGAACTCGAGGCGCTTTCCGATTTTAGGGAATCCGACGAGTATCCTTTCGACATTGTCCGGGAGAACGGAACCGTTGTCCTCAAGTCGGAATCCTTGTTCGGGCCCCTGGTTATGGACGTGCTGAACGGAGTTCATAGGGGGACGATTGGATCCCGTTTCCATCATACCCTCATTTCGGCCTGGGCCGAGTTATGCAACCGGGCAAGAGAGGAAAGCGGCGTCAACCAGGTGGTATTGAGCGGCGGCGTGTTCCAGAACCGATTTCTGTTCGAGACGGCTGTGCAGAGATTGGCGGACTGGGAATTCGAAGTCTATGTGCACGAGAAGCTTCCAACCAACGATGCCTGTATCAGTTTCGGCCAGGCCGTGGTAGCCGACGCCAAGCTTCGAGCATCGGACAAACCGAGCTAA
- the hypD gene encoding hydrogenase formation protein HypD has protein sequence MKYLDEYRDPELAAGLIQRIKSLSRKPVRLMEICGTHTVAIFRHGIRSVLPENLVLVSGPGCPVCVTAQVDIDRSIKLARIPDVIVTTFGDLVRVPGSGSSLAREKAEGADVRTVYSTFDALSVARNHPDRKVVFLGIGFETTAPTIAAAIMTAHREGLRNFSVLSMHKLLPPAMEALLSGGESRIDGFICPGHVSVIIGTSAYEAVVRQHGTPCVVVGFEPTDILEGLYRLIRLLEKNEAGVEIQYKRAVTPEGNIKAMHLLHTVFEPAQAAWRGLGVIPESGLKIRDSFSIHDAAQSFDVEVPAPVDPKGCACSEVIRGLKTPLDCPFFASKCTPEEPVGPCMVSTEGTCAAYYKYRV, from the coding sequence ATGAAATATCTAGATGAATATAGAGATCCCGAGCTCGCCGCTGGTTTGATCCAGCGGATAAAGAGCCTCAGCCGGAAACCGGTACGATTGATGGAGATCTGCGGAACACATACGGTCGCCATTTTTCGACACGGTATCCGTTCCGTCTTGCCGGAAAACCTCGTTCTGGTTTCAGGACCCGGTTGCCCTGTGTGTGTGACAGCCCAGGTCGACATCGACCGATCCATAAAACTGGCCCGGATCCCCGATGTCATCGTGACGACATTCGGCGATCTGGTGCGCGTTCCGGGAAGCGGATCGTCCCTGGCGAGGGAAAAGGCGGAAGGAGCGGATGTGCGGACCGTCTACAGCACGTTCGACGCTCTTAGCGTCGCCCGCAATCACCCTGATCGCAAGGTGGTGTTTCTGGGCATCGGATTCGAAACAACGGCCCCGACCATCGCCGCAGCCATCATGACCGCCCACCGCGAAGGCCTGAGAAACTTCAGTGTGCTTTCCATGCATAAGCTGCTGCCGCCGGCCATGGAGGCCCTTCTCTCCGGAGGCGAATCCAGGATCGACGGATTCATCTGCCCCGGCCATGTCAGCGTCATTATCGGTACAAGCGCCTACGAAGCGGTAGTCCGGCAGCATGGAACTCCCTGCGTAGTCGTTGGCTTCGAGCCGACGGACATACTGGAGGGGTTGTATCGCCTGATCCGCCTGTTGGAGAAGAATGAAGCCGGAGTCGAAATCCAGTACAAACGCGCCGTTACACCTGAAGGTAACATCAAGGCCATGCATTTACTCCACACGGTCTTTGAACCCGCTCAAGCGGCTTGGCGGGGGCTTGGAGTGATTCCCGAAAGCGGCCTCAAAATTCGCGACTCCTTCTCCATCCACGACGCCGCGCAGTCCTTCGATGTGGAAGTGCCCGCGCCCGTGGATCCGAAAGGCTGCGCCTGCAGCGAGGTGATCAGAGGTCTGAAAACACCCCTTGACTGCCCTTTCTTCGCCTCAAAATGTACTCCGGAAGAACCGGTTGGACCCTGTATGGTCTCGACCGAAGGCACGTGCGCCGCTTATTACAAGTACCGGGTTTAG
- the hypE gene encoding hydrogenase expression/formation protein HypE → MERILLDHGSGGKLSHELVQTCFLPLLGKGDPHQLNDSANVEIDNTGLAITTDSFVVDPIFFPGGDIGHLAVCGTVNDLSMAGARPLWLTTAFILEEGLPMADLRRIVESMARTARKAGVDLVAGDTKVVPKGKADKLFINTTGVGVVKRGRTFGGQFALPGDQILISGTVGDHGVAILSSREGLAFETPVLSDSTPLWDLTKTILDTGADIRVMRDPTRGGVATTLNEIALQSELGIEIQEDAIPFKEAVSSACEILGLDLLFLANEGKMLVFVTKDEVNMVLAAMKNHPDGREARRIGEVVSEHPGRVVMRTRIGGRRIVEMLTGEQLPRIC, encoded by the coding sequence GTGGAACGCATACTTCTGGATCACGGAAGCGGAGGAAAACTTTCCCATGAACTCGTACAGACCTGTTTTCTGCCCCTCCTGGGAAAGGGGGACCCGCATCAGTTGAACGACAGCGCCAATGTCGAAATCGATAACACCGGCCTGGCCATCACCACGGATTCGTTCGTTGTGGACCCGATCTTCTTTCCCGGAGGCGATATCGGACACCTTGCCGTGTGCGGTACGGTGAACGACCTGTCCATGGCCGGTGCGCGACCCCTGTGGCTGACGACGGCCTTTATCCTGGAAGAAGGCCTTCCGATGGCGGACTTGCGTCGGATTGTCGAATCCATGGCAAGAACGGCGCGAAAAGCCGGAGTCGATTTAGTGGCCGGGGATACTAAAGTCGTACCCAAAGGGAAGGCGGACAAGCTCTTCATCAACACCACGGGAGTCGGTGTCGTGAAAAGGGGACGGACCTTCGGGGGACAGTTTGCGCTTCCGGGAGATCAGATTCTGATTTCCGGTACGGTGGGAGATCATGGGGTTGCGATTCTCTCCTCCAGGGAAGGTTTGGCTTTCGAGACCCCCGTGTTGAGCGATTCCACACCCCTTTGGGATTTAACGAAAACCATACTGGACACCGGGGCCGACATTCGGGTTATGCGAGACCCGACACGGGGCGGGGTAGCCACCACCCTGAACGAAATTGCTCTCCAGTCGGAATTGGGCATCGAAATCCAGGAGGACGCCATACCCTTCAAGGAAGCGGTGTCGAGCGCTTGCGAAATCCTGGGACTTGATCTGCTCTTCCTGGCCAACGAGGGAAAGATGCTGGTGTTCGTCACCAAAGATGAAGTCAACATGGTGCTGGCTGCAATGAAAAACCATCCGGATGGAAGGGAGGCCCGTCGTATCGGAGAAGTCGTATCGGAGCATCCCGGGAGAGTCGTGATGCGGACTCGAATCGGCGGCAGGCGTATCGTGGAAATGCTGACCGGCGAACAGTTGCCAAGAATCTGCTGA
- the hypB gene encoding hydrogenase nickel incorporation protein HypB, which produces MKVPVVRNILEANKRIADENRTLFGSKRILVLNLMSSPGAGKTTLLEKTIDLLKDRFRIGVIEGDIQTSTDAERIAGHGVQVVQINTDGACHLDGNMIREALTQLDLDALDLLVVENVGNLVCPAEFDVGEHHKVMILSTTEGDDKPKKYPLMFQESSVLLVNKIDLLPYINCRIEVIRRASAEINPNLKVLEISATTGEGLPLWTNWLEEQIRQIRGTD; this is translated from the coding sequence CTGAAAGTACCTGTCGTCAGAAACATTTTAGAGGCCAACAAGAGAATCGCCGACGAGAACCGTACGCTCTTTGGTTCGAAGAGGATCCTGGTCCTGAACCTGATGAGTTCCCCGGGCGCCGGCAAAACCACACTTCTGGAAAAGACCATCGACTTGTTGAAGGATCGGTTCCGCATCGGTGTCATTGAAGGGGACATTCAGACCTCTACGGACGCGGAGCGCATTGCCGGGCACGGCGTCCAGGTCGTTCAAATCAATACGGACGGGGCTTGCCATTTGGATGGAAACATGATTCGGGAAGCCCTGACCCAGTTGGATCTCGACGCCTTGGACCTGCTCGTGGTGGAGAATGTAGGTAATCTGGTCTGCCCGGCGGAGTTCGATGTTGGCGAACACCACAAAGTGATGATCCTGAGCACAACGGAAGGGGATGACAAACCCAAGAAATACCCTTTGATGTTTCAGGAGTCCAGTGTGCTGCTGGTCAACAAGATTGACCTTCTGCCCTATATCAACTGCCGAATCGAGGTGATACGCCGGGCATCCGCGGAGATTAACCCCAATCTGAAGGTGCTGGAAATCTCCGCTACGACGGGAGAAGGCCTTCCTCTGTGGACGAATTGGTTGGAGGAACAGATCCGACAAATCCGGGGAACGGATTGA